From the genome of Hyalangium gracile, one region includes:
- a CDS encoding adenylate/guanylate cyclase domain-containing protein has translation MRGPRLTGMFADGTLGEFPLGPKTTLGRHPANTLRLVDREVSKEHAVIEQAGRDFILKDLNSSNGTFVNGRRVKEMRLRDGDEISLGSSKFTFHAGDAPSVPSAPAGVTVVANPRSVPAFLAQMDQGPQNFRPADELGDMEALRRDYEKLRIAYEFHRQVSLAGTQQELFDQIIRVAFQLLPADNGVILTMAPNGEFDPVAVHHRQGKPMNVMLSDTVLRRVVETGKAVLTADAIIDERFSAAESIVAQGIRSAMAVPLTVNGSIKAVLFLDSRQRINAFSENDLTILTGIAAQAGIALENAALAEQIRAEAITRAELSRFLSKAVADAVIKGETEDLAQSRLAEVTCLFADIRGFTTLAENDSPQEVVEMLNEFFTAMANVVFRHEGNLDKFIGDCVMAVWGPPLSHPDDPARALQAALEMMDAVDELNEKRKSQGRKPIEVGIGVNTGQAVVGYMGSVERHEFTAIGDTVNTASRLCGLAKGGEVLATGTTIQKAGPGFFADELPVLQVKGREKGVQTFRVTGSERTVVRDA, from the coding sequence ATGCGGGGACCGCGCCTGACCGGCATGTTCGCCGACGGCACGCTCGGGGAGTTTCCGCTCGGTCCGAAGACGACGCTGGGCCGCCACCCGGCCAACACGCTGCGTCTGGTGGACCGCGAGGTGTCCAAGGAGCACGCCGTCATCGAGCAGGCGGGGCGTGACTTCATCCTCAAGGACCTGAACTCCTCCAACGGCACGTTCGTGAACGGACGCCGGGTGAAGGAGATGCGGCTGCGGGACGGGGACGAGATCTCCCTGGGCAGCTCGAAGTTCACCTTCCATGCGGGGGACGCGCCCTCGGTGCCGTCGGCGCCGGCGGGCGTGACGGTGGTGGCCAACCCGCGCTCGGTGCCGGCGTTCCTGGCGCAGATGGACCAGGGGCCGCAGAACTTCCGCCCGGCGGACGAGCTGGGCGACATGGAGGCGCTGCGCCGCGACTACGAGAAGCTGCGCATCGCCTACGAGTTCCACCGCCAGGTGAGCCTGGCGGGCACGCAGCAGGAGCTGTTCGATCAGATCATCCGCGTGGCGTTCCAGCTGCTGCCCGCGGACAACGGCGTCATCCTGACGATGGCGCCCAACGGCGAGTTCGATCCGGTGGCGGTGCACCACCGGCAGGGCAAGCCTATGAACGTGATGCTGTCGGACACGGTGCTGCGGCGCGTGGTGGAGACGGGCAAGGCGGTGCTCACCGCGGACGCCATCATCGACGAGCGCTTCTCGGCGGCCGAGAGCATCGTGGCGCAGGGCATCCGCTCGGCCATGGCGGTGCCGCTGACGGTGAACGGCTCCATCAAGGCGGTGCTGTTCCTGGACAGCCGCCAGCGCATCAACGCCTTCTCCGAGAACGATCTGACGATCCTCACGGGCATCGCCGCGCAGGCGGGCATCGCGCTGGAGAACGCGGCGCTGGCCGAGCAGATCCGCGCCGAGGCCATCACCCGCGCCGAGCTCAGCCGCTTCCTGTCCAAGGCGGTGGCGGACGCGGTGATCAAGGGCGAGACGGAGGACCTGGCGCAGAGCCGGCTGGCCGAGGTGACGTGCCTGTTCGCGGACATCCGCGGCTTCACCACGCTGGCGGAGAACGACTCTCCGCAAGAGGTGGTGGAGATGCTCAACGAGTTCTTCACCGCCATGGCCAACGTGGTGTTCCGCCACGAGGGCAACCTGGACAAGTTCATCGGCGACTGCGTGATGGCGGTGTGGGGCCCGCCGCTGTCGCACCCGGACGATCCGGCGCGCGCGCTGCAGGCGGCGCTGGAGATGATGGACGCGGTGGACGAGCTGAACGAGAAGCGCAAGTCCCAGGGACGCAAGCCCATCGAGGTGGGCATCGGCGTCAACACCGGCCAGGCGGTCGTCGGCTACATGGGCAGCGTGGAGCGCCACGAGTTCACGGCGATCGGCGACACGGTGAACACCGCGTCCCGGCTGTGTGGGCTGGCCAAGGGCGGCGAGGTGCTGGCCACGGGGACGACGATCCAGAAGGCGGGGCCGGGGTTCTTCGCGGATGAGCTCCCCGTCCTGCAGGTGAAGGGCCGGGAGAAGGGTGTCCAGACGTTCCGGGTGACCGGCTCGGAGCGCACAGTCGTTCGGGACGCATGA
- a CDS encoding FAD-dependent oxidoreductase gives MSKALICSCEDVTVGDVRHALSRGYCDVESVKRYTGFGTGICQGKSCLAAVAALIAKEGPLKPQGIQPFTPRPPVYPTELSLFGSAPVDESRPPVGGVPEELGVFPPALRPNTPLPAKAKVVIIGGGVMGLALAYNLSLRGETDVVVLERGYLCAGASGRNGGGVRMQWGTAANIELAKRSIDLMKQFARDLGINIWLRQGGYLFLAKTEAVARRLERNAALHNKHGVPTRIITADAAREIVPGLTMKGVLTASFNPEDGVIFPWPFMWGYAQHCLKKGIKVETFTHVTGFDISNGQVRKVKTDRGDIACDTVVLAAGAWSPEIAKLADVKLPNEPHRHEILSTEPLKPFLGPLVSVLDSGLYFSQSMRGEIVGGMGDPKEPAGLNMGSTLRFVARFSQGLMEQLPNVGHVKVLRQWAGCYDVTPDNNPVLGRTPGLDNLLQMSGFVGHGFMMAPAVAERMAAWMATDEHDDLFHRFNLRRFSSGRLEREDMIIG, from the coding sequence ATGAGCAAGGCGCTGATCTGCTCTTGTGAGGATGTCACCGTCGGCGACGTGCGCCACGCGCTCTCCCGCGGTTACTGCGACGTGGAGTCCGTCAAGCGCTACACCGGCTTCGGCACCGGCATCTGCCAGGGCAAGAGCTGCCTGGCCGCCGTGGCCGCGCTGATCGCCAAGGAGGGCCCCCTCAAGCCCCAGGGCATCCAGCCCTTCACGCCTCGGCCTCCGGTCTACCCCACCGAGCTGTCCCTGTTCGGCAGCGCTCCGGTGGACGAGTCCCGGCCTCCCGTGGGCGGCGTGCCCGAGGAGCTCGGCGTCTTCCCACCCGCGCTGCGCCCGAATACGCCCCTGCCCGCCAAGGCCAAGGTCGTCATCATCGGCGGCGGAGTGATGGGGCTGGCGCTGGCCTACAACCTCAGCCTGCGCGGCGAGACGGACGTGGTGGTGCTCGAGCGCGGCTACCTCTGCGCGGGTGCCTCCGGCCGCAACGGTGGCGGCGTTCGCATGCAGTGGGGCACCGCCGCCAACATCGAGCTGGCCAAGCGCTCCATCGATCTGATGAAGCAGTTCGCCCGCGATCTCGGCATCAACATCTGGCTGCGCCAGGGCGGCTACCTCTTCCTCGCGAAGACAGAGGCCGTCGCCAGGCGCCTGGAGCGCAACGCCGCGCTCCACAACAAGCACGGCGTCCCCACCCGCATCATCACCGCCGACGCCGCGCGCGAGATCGTCCCCGGCCTGACGATGAAGGGCGTGCTCACCGCCTCGTTCAACCCGGAGGATGGCGTCATCTTCCCCTGGCCCTTCATGTGGGGCTACGCCCAGCACTGCCTCAAGAAGGGCATCAAGGTCGAGACCTTCACCCACGTCACCGGCTTCGACATCTCCAACGGCCAGGTCCGCAAGGTGAAGACCGATCGGGGCGACATCGCCTGCGACACCGTGGTGCTGGCCGCCGGCGCCTGGAGCCCGGAGATCGCGAAGCTCGCCGACGTGAAGCTCCCCAACGAGCCCCACCGCCACGAGATCCTCAGCACCGAGCCCCTCAAGCCCTTCCTCGGGCCGCTGGTGTCAGTGCTCGACTCGGGCCTGTACTTCAGCCAGTCCATGCGCGGAGAGATCGTCGGCGGCATGGGCGACCCCAAGGAGCCCGCGGGGCTCAACATGGGCTCCACCCTGCGCTTCGTGGCCCGCTTCTCCCAGGGACTCATGGAGCAGCTGCCCAACGTGGGCCACGTGAAGGTGCTGCGCCAGTGGGCTGGCTGCTACGACGTGACGCCCGACAACAACCCCGTGCTCGGGCGCACGCCCGGCCTGGACAACCTCCTGCAGATGTCCGGCTTCGTCGGCCACGGCTTCATGATGGCCCCCGCCGTCGCCGAGCGGATGGCCGCCTGGATGGCCACCGATGAGCACGACGATCTCTTCCACCGCTTCAACCTGCGCCGCTTCTCCTCCGGCCGCCTGGAGCGCGAGGACATGATCATCGGCTGA
- the truD gene encoding tRNA pseudouridine(13) synthase TruD, whose product MREGISWPEGYLLLGSAVRASSTRAFFPRAHAAKGAPVRIKQKPEDFSVKESFRFDEVASGRFRVYLMDKQKLSTFEAVDRLRDAFGLKPGSISFCGLKDKQGRTEQLIAVEGADVEMQEPNLRLKYLGRTDKPLSAANITSNRFAVTVRALEEAALGPLNVAAAEVNRLGVVNYFDSQRFGSLKHGQGFIAKDLIRGDFEAALKNYFAKPSELDRTEDAKVKQFWRENWGRWDARVPFEGSKKYHRILRSLREHPTDYVRAFLQIDADYRAMLLFTYQSYLWNEGVRRYLQLLLPREHLFPLRYQAGTLLFHREASPEVLRTLRETSFPLLGPDTTFMDPKIEEAVQWTLGREKITLKDLVIQEARKLLFFKSEGRPVLSFPHKLVLGRPQADELNRGSMKVNVAFTLPPGAYATLVVKRLFHFSWREDTPDEIRASQRPRLAEQERQESFETRPRRPRDGSESAAPAGRSRGAPERAFAGRARSSEAPRTPREPPLARPAPEPAPEPREPAPGFRERQRQKKEAKERARADMASKPARSQKKK is encoded by the coding sequence GTGAGGGAAGGTATCTCATGGCCCGAAGGTTATTTGCTTCTGGGCAGTGCTGTCAGGGCTTCTTCAACTCGCGCCTTCTTTCCGCGGGCCCACGCTGCTAAGGGGGCTCCCGTGCGAATCAAGCAAAAACCCGAGGACTTCTCCGTCAAGGAGTCCTTCCGTTTCGATGAAGTGGCCAGTGGGCGCTTCCGCGTCTACCTCATGGACAAGCAGAAGCTGTCCACCTTCGAGGCGGTGGATCGCCTCCGGGACGCCTTCGGCCTCAAGCCGGGCTCCATCAGCTTCTGCGGCCTGAAGGACAAGCAGGGCCGCACCGAGCAGCTCATCGCCGTGGAAGGCGCGGACGTGGAGATGCAGGAGCCCAACCTGCGCCTGAAGTACCTGGGGCGCACGGACAAGCCCCTGTCCGCGGCCAACATCACCTCCAACCGCTTCGCCGTCACCGTGCGCGCGCTGGAGGAGGCCGCGCTGGGCCCGCTCAACGTGGCCGCCGCCGAGGTCAACCGCCTGGGCGTGGTGAACTACTTCGACAGCCAGCGCTTCGGCTCGCTCAAGCACGGCCAGGGCTTCATCGCCAAGGATCTCATCCGCGGCGACTTCGAGGCCGCGCTGAAGAACTACTTCGCCAAGCCCTCGGAGCTGGACCGGACCGAGGACGCCAAGGTGAAGCAGTTCTGGCGCGAGAACTGGGGCCGCTGGGACGCGCGCGTCCCGTTCGAGGGCAGCAAGAAGTACCACCGCATCCTGCGGTCGCTGCGCGAGCACCCCACCGACTACGTGCGCGCCTTCCTGCAGATCGACGCGGACTACCGCGCGATGCTGCTCTTCACCTACCAGAGCTATCTGTGGAACGAGGGCGTGCGGCGCTACCTCCAGCTACTGCTGCCGCGCGAGCACCTGTTCCCCCTGCGCTACCAGGCCGGCACCCTCCTGTTCCACCGCGAGGCCAGCCCCGAGGTGCTCCGCACGCTCCGGGAGACGTCCTTCCCGCTGCTCGGGCCGGACACCACCTTCATGGATCCGAAGATCGAGGAGGCCGTCCAGTGGACGCTCGGGCGCGAGAAGATCACGCTCAAGGACCTGGTCATCCAGGAGGCCCGCAAGCTGCTCTTCTTCAAGAGCGAGGGGCGCCCGGTGCTCTCCTTCCCGCACAAGCTGGTGCTGGGACGTCCGCAGGCGGACGAGCTCAACCGCGGCTCCATGAAGGTCAACGTCGCCTTCACCCTGCCGCCGGGCGCCTACGCCACCCTGGTGGTGAAGCGCCTGTTCCACTTCTCCTGGCGCGAGGACACTCCCGACGAGATCCGCGCCTCCCAGCGCCCCCGGCTCGCCGAGCAGGAGCGCCAGGAGTCCTTCGAGACCCGCCCCCGGCGCCCTCGCGACGGCTCCGAGTCGGCGGCCCCGGCCGGGCGCTCGAGAGGAGCCCCCGAGCGCGCCTTCGCTGGACGTGCCCGGAGCTCCGAGGCTCCCCGGACGCCTCGTGAGCCTCCCCTCGCCCGACCGGCTCCCGAGCCGGCCCCCGAGCCTCGCGAGCCGGCTCCCGGTTTCCGCGAGCGGCAGCGGCAGAAGAAGGAGGCCAAGGAGCGCGCCCGGGCCGACATGGCGTCCAAGCCCGCGAGATCACAGAAGAAAAAGTAG
- a CDS encoding serine/threonine-protein kinase has translation MITQSCPNCERTHDISVYVSGQRLLCRCGIRFEVRRNVASTVGTRPTVGEMPAVQASASGVVPSPQAALPTVPGGGVAPPAQPLMVDLDVSSATVVRGSQVAEQAAPEEDGGPNKTFVSRGKAELPGYELLELLGQGGMGEVWLARQQSLARTVAVKLLPPRLAKDPEFVTRFEKEATALAALNHPNIIQIIDRGVAGEHYYFAMEYVEGRSLRDMLGVNRLSPQQGLRILLQVARAIEYAHEKGIIHRDLKPENILVDVKGHAKVADFGLAGIRRPDSRLNLTGTAVAMGTLNYMAPEQRRDARSVDGRADLFSLGVVIYEVLTGELPVGRFRMPSERVPGLDPRVDEVVARLLENEPDARYATAGEVCAVLEGLIGSGSGPALAVGSSVATQPARPSRARSVAKQLHVGWRSVRTGLSVVGGLIVLAYVVRAVIGPVDLHVGGDKGVVIGTSGIAVKHGKKPWPPNTDGELFITSHLEGPKQPDGVSRLTLEFAPGEEEMNAWSGSWRMENGKLKVIQGGSEVGPKGRFLPRAYVAHRYFSSDDFTAEVEMDVKKLGAEYLDEPDAQHFGELTFRIKDLQVSAFAIPDVGMRLSWRYLQEDGEEVVGNSSQDLENLTADEMPVPTKGPFKVRLQLKRKKNGVMAEAFVNNVRFAYKMLPGLEGRVGKVALGCRNLSCSFSHLTVQGIPGERPKRKVAGSAQE, from the coding sequence ATGATCACCCAGTCCTGCCCCAACTGCGAGCGCACGCACGACATCAGCGTGTACGTGAGCGGCCAGCGCCTGCTGTGCCGCTGCGGCATCCGCTTCGAGGTGCGTCGCAACGTGGCCTCCACGGTGGGCACGCGGCCGACCGTCGGTGAGATGCCCGCGGTGCAGGCCAGCGCGAGCGGCGTGGTGCCCTCTCCCCAGGCGGCGCTCCCGACGGTGCCCGGTGGAGGCGTGGCGCCGCCGGCGCAGCCGCTGATGGTGGATCTGGACGTGAGCTCGGCCACGGTGGTGCGGGGCTCGCAGGTGGCGGAGCAGGCGGCGCCGGAAGAAGACGGCGGGCCGAACAAGACGTTCGTCTCCCGAGGCAAGGCGGAGCTGCCGGGCTACGAGCTGCTGGAGCTGCTGGGGCAGGGGGGCATGGGCGAGGTGTGGCTGGCGCGGCAGCAGTCGCTGGCGCGCACGGTGGCGGTGAAGCTGCTGCCGCCCCGGCTGGCGAAGGATCCCGAGTTCGTCACGCGCTTCGAGAAGGAAGCCACGGCGCTGGCGGCGCTCAACCACCCCAACATCATCCAGATCATCGATCGCGGGGTGGCGGGGGAGCACTACTACTTCGCGATGGAGTACGTGGAGGGGCGCTCCCTGCGAGACATGCTGGGGGTGAACCGGCTGTCGCCGCAGCAGGGCCTGCGGATCCTGCTCCAGGTGGCGCGCGCCATCGAGTACGCGCACGAGAAGGGCATCATCCACCGCGACCTGAAGCCCGAGAACATCCTGGTGGATGTGAAGGGCCACGCGAAGGTGGCGGACTTCGGGCTGGCGGGCATCCGGCGGCCGGACTCGCGGCTGAACCTCACGGGCACGGCGGTGGCCATGGGGACGCTCAACTACATGGCTCCGGAGCAGCGGCGGGACGCGCGCAGCGTGGATGGGCGGGCGGATCTGTTCTCGCTGGGCGTGGTGATCTACGAGGTGCTCACCGGAGAGCTGCCCGTGGGGCGCTTCCGGATGCCGTCCGAGCGGGTGCCCGGGCTGGACCCGCGCGTGGACGAGGTGGTGGCGCGGCTGCTGGAGAACGAGCCGGACGCGCGCTACGCGACGGCGGGCGAGGTGTGCGCGGTGCTCGAGGGGCTGATCGGCTCGGGCTCGGGGCCAGCGCTCGCGGTGGGCTCCTCGGTGGCCACCCAGCCGGCGCGTCCGTCCAGGGCGCGCTCCGTGGCGAAGCAGCTGCACGTGGGCTGGCGGAGCGTGCGCACGGGGCTGTCCGTGGTGGGCGGGCTGATCGTGCTGGCGTACGTGGTGCGCGCGGTGATCGGCCCTGTGGATCTGCACGTGGGTGGCGACAAGGGCGTGGTGATCGGCACGTCGGGCATCGCGGTGAAGCACGGCAAGAAGCCGTGGCCGCCGAACACGGACGGCGAGCTGTTCATCACGTCCCACCTGGAGGGGCCGAAGCAGCCGGACGGCGTCTCGCGCCTGACGCTCGAGTTCGCGCCGGGCGAGGAGGAGATGAACGCCTGGTCCGGCTCGTGGCGCATGGAGAACGGGAAGCTCAAGGTGATCCAGGGCGGGAGCGAGGTGGGCCCGAAGGGGCGCTTCCTGCCGCGCGCATACGTGGCGCACCGGTACTTCTCGAGCGACGACTTCACGGCCGAGGTGGAGATGGACGTGAAGAAGCTGGGCGCCGAGTACCTGGACGAGCCGGATGCGCAGCACTTCGGCGAGCTGACGTTCCGGATCAAGGATCTGCAGGTGTCGGCGTTCGCCATTCCGGACGTGGGCATGCGGCTGTCGTGGCGCTACCTCCAGGAGGATGGCGAGGAGGTGGTGGGCAACAGCTCGCAGGATCTGGAGAACCTCACGGCGGACGAGATGCCGGTGCCGACGAAGGGCCCGTTCAAGGTGCGGCTGCAGCTCAAGCGCAAGAAGAACGGCGTGATGGCGGAGGCGTTCGTGAACAACGTGCGCTTCGCGTACAAGATGCTGCCGGGGTTGGAGGGGCGCGTGGGCAAGGTGGCCCTCGGGTGCCGCAACCTGTCGTGCAGCTTCAGCCACCTGACGGTGCAGGGAATTCCGGGTGAGCGCCCGAAGCGGAAGGTGGCAGGCAGCGCCCAGGAGTGA
- a CDS encoding 2Fe-2S iron-sulfur cluster-binding protein, with the protein MRRLPDASPRGRAITVDLEGEPVPAVEGEPVACSLIAAGEDVLARSIKYHRPRGAYCFAAACSHCLMRVDGLPNVYTCRTPARAGMRLERQNAFPSAKVDLFGTIDWFFPRGLDHHEMFAGVPVAEKVMAKVARQLAGLGLLPEQEAPPRLPARILRTRVAVVGAGPAGLAAAKVLADRGVPFLLIEREERVGGRLTRGAPLADDPSVPELSSFPKGSVLTRAHAIGLYDDEGGRFLAVTAQEPEGLRLLLVHADRFLLAPGGHPGILPFENNDLPGVYAGRAASMLLREHGVAPESAALVGWGPELHALARLLEAHGTRVVAVVDLRGPLPASPHPTACLGSEPKAHGLKKVGAFSFVRQGGGKKKVDCDAVLISIPTSPSFELARQGGANVSFDAERGFFVAEAQPNGSTAAPDLFVAGDITGGGTASEAAAAGARAAEALIGGLS; encoded by the coding sequence ATGCGCCGCCTCCCTGATGCCTCCCCCCGTGGTCGGGCCATCACCGTGGACCTCGAGGGCGAGCCCGTTCCCGCCGTCGAGGGCGAACCCGTAGCGTGCTCGCTCATCGCCGCCGGAGAGGACGTCCTCGCCCGCTCCATCAAGTACCACCGCCCCCGCGGCGCGTACTGCTTCGCCGCCGCCTGCTCGCACTGCCTCATGCGCGTGGACGGGCTGCCCAACGTCTACACCTGCCGCACTCCCGCTCGCGCCGGCATGCGCCTGGAGCGCCAGAACGCCTTCCCCTCCGCCAAGGTGGACCTCTTCGGGACCATCGACTGGTTCTTCCCTCGCGGGCTGGACCACCACGAGATGTTCGCGGGCGTCCCCGTCGCCGAGAAGGTGATGGCCAAGGTGGCCCGCCAGCTCGCGGGGCTCGGCCTGCTGCCCGAGCAGGAAGCTCCTCCCCGGCTGCCGGCTCGCATCCTGCGCACCCGCGTGGCCGTGGTGGGCGCAGGCCCGGCGGGGCTCGCGGCCGCGAAGGTGCTGGCCGATCGCGGCGTCCCCTTCCTCCTCATCGAGCGAGAGGAGCGCGTGGGAGGTCGGCTGACCCGAGGCGCTCCCCTGGCGGACGATCCCTCTGTCCCCGAGCTCTCCTCCTTCCCCAAGGGCAGCGTCCTCACCCGCGCCCACGCCATCGGCCTCTACGATGACGAGGGCGGCCGCTTCCTGGCCGTCACCGCCCAGGAGCCCGAGGGCCTGCGCCTGCTCCTCGTCCACGCGGACCGCTTCCTGCTCGCGCCGGGCGGCCACCCGGGCATCCTCCCCTTCGAGAACAACGATCTGCCCGGCGTCTACGCGGGCCGTGCCGCCAGCATGCTCCTGCGCGAGCACGGCGTGGCGCCCGAGTCGGCGGCGCTCGTCGGCTGGGGCCCGGAGCTCCATGCCCTGGCCCGGCTCCTGGAAGCCCACGGCACCCGCGTGGTGGCGGTGGTGGATCTCCGAGGCCCCCTGCCCGCTTCCCCGCATCCCACCGCCTGCCTCGGCAGCGAGCCCAAGGCCCACGGGCTCAAGAAGGTGGGCGCCTTCAGCTTCGTGCGCCAGGGCGGTGGAAAGAAGAAGGTGGACTGCGACGCGGTCCTCATCTCCATCCCCACCAGCCCCAGCTTCGAGCTGGCTCGCCAGGGTGGCGCCAACGTGAGCTTCGACGCCGAGCGCGGCTTCTTCGTGGCGGAGGCCCAGCCCAACGGGAGCACGGCCGCTCCGGACCTCTTCGTCGCGGGAGACATCACCGGCGGCGGCACCGCCAGCGAGGCCGCCGCAGCGGGAGCCCGGGCCGCCGAGGCGCTCATCGGAGGACTGTCATGA
- a CDS encoding bactofilin family protein: protein MKIATRILLPTLLLGAPLALAEAPSPAAAEAPAAKTIDVNFRGTLQDALKRIAEEGGLNVVATGALETTVEVHLKGVTAEQALRTIARTYSLRLDQDGAIFTMRPMTHDEKESAQESAKAAAGSQAVPSMPSMPSMPALPSMPPVPPMPPMPPGIAESAEDEIDPSEIRERVRDEVRKAQRRRKGERDVVARGHPLEVRKDDSVDNAVVYGSNLVVRGHVEEDVVAFGGNVDIYGSVEGDANAFGGNITLHPGAVVDGDVSAIGGNVIREEGAHVNGSTESFGGSNVGALVAGEVKKSLKKEFRNKDAAAEDEDDDHGGGGLPWFIIKFAALFGLGFLGQLFFPARMKDLSTEIRTQPIKSTMVGVLGAVALFPISLVLTITIIGAPVAAALWLMAMLVTVLGFTAVASEIGLRVPIMRGRKTQAVVLALGLVILLAMTSIPVLGWFVLFAACFMGFGAALLTRFGHRLRGIPEPLSRTPTSI, encoded by the coding sequence ATGAAGATCGCCACTCGCATCCTCCTGCCGACCCTTCTGCTGGGCGCTCCGCTGGCCCTGGCGGAGGCTCCCAGCCCCGCGGCCGCCGAGGCTCCGGCCGCGAAGACCATCGACGTGAACTTCCGCGGCACGCTCCAGGACGCGCTCAAGCGCATCGCCGAGGAAGGCGGCCTCAACGTGGTGGCCACCGGCGCGCTGGAGACCACCGTCGAGGTGCACCTCAAGGGAGTCACCGCCGAGCAGGCCCTGCGCACGATCGCGCGCACCTACTCGCTGCGCCTGGATCAGGACGGCGCCATCTTCACGATGCGGCCCATGACGCACGACGAGAAGGAGAGCGCCCAGGAGAGCGCGAAGGCGGCTGCCGGTTCGCAGGCCGTCCCGTCCATGCCGTCGATGCCTTCCATGCCGGCCCTCCCCTCCATGCCGCCCGTCCCGCCCATGCCTCCGATGCCCCCGGGCATCGCCGAGAGCGCGGAGGACGAGATCGATCCGAGTGAGATCCGGGAGCGGGTCCGCGACGAGGTGCGCAAGGCCCAGCGCCGCCGCAAGGGCGAGCGGGATGTCGTGGCGCGCGGCCACCCGTTGGAGGTGAGGAAGGACGACTCGGTGGACAACGCCGTGGTCTACGGCAGCAACCTGGTGGTGCGCGGGCACGTCGAGGAGGACGTGGTGGCCTTCGGCGGCAACGTGGACATCTACGGCTCGGTGGAGGGAGACGCGAACGCCTTCGGCGGCAACATCACCCTGCACCCGGGCGCCGTCGTGGATGGAGACGTGTCCGCCATTGGCGGCAACGTCATCCGCGAGGAGGGCGCCCACGTGAATGGCAGCACCGAGTCCTTCGGTGGCAGCAATGTCGGCGCCCTGGTGGCTGGCGAGGTGAAGAAGAGCCTCAAGAAGGAGTTCCGGAACAAGGATGCCGCCGCGGAGGATGAGGACGATGACCACGGCGGAGGCGGGCTGCCGTGGTTCATCATCAAGTTCGCGGCGCTCTTCGGGCTGGGGTTCCTGGGGCAGCTGTTCTTCCCCGCGCGGATGAAGGACCTGTCCACGGAGATCCGGACGCAGCCCATCAAGAGCACGATGGTGGGCGTGCTGGGCGCCGTGGCGCTGTTCCCCATCTCGCTGGTGCTGACGATCACCATCATCGGCGCTCCGGTGGCGGCCGCGCTGTGGCTGATGGCCATGCTGGTGACGGTGCTGGGCTTCACGGCGGTGGCGAGCGAGATCGGCCTGCGGGTGCCCATCATGCGCGGCCGGAAGACGCAGGCGGTGGTGCTGGCCCTGGGGCTGGTGATCCTCCTGGCGATGACGTCCATCCCCGTGCTGGGCTGGTTCGTGCTGTTCGCGGCCTGCTTCATGGGCTTCGGCGCCGCCCTGCTCACCCGGTTCGGCCACCGGCTGCGCGGCATCCCCGAGCCGCTGTCTCGCACGCCCACCAGCATCTGA
- a CDS encoding anti-sigma factor, giving the protein MTPTQCPDLEVLFTELDAGEGPALDHAAECPLCTAMLEEHRQLEKDLYRLADPLPPPTLVANVMARVATEPTPLRRELWSGVPILLASLAVGLGLLISNDRALSRLGAALASLFTDGKALLQGLASGANALWATAAGPVAILLVLLLIVSLTGLKRLVGTGPNPSEA; this is encoded by the coding sequence ATGACTCCCACCCAGTGTCCCGATCTCGAGGTGCTGTTCACCGAGCTGGATGCCGGCGAGGGCCCCGCGCTCGATCACGCCGCCGAGTGCCCCCTGTGCACCGCGATGCTCGAGGAGCACCGCCAGCTCGAGAAGGATCTCTACCGCCTGGCCGATCCCCTGCCGCCGCCCACGCTGGTGGCCAACGTCATGGCTCGGGTGGCCACCGAGCCCACGCCCCTGCGGCGCGAGCTGTGGTCCGGCGTGCCCATCCTGCTCGCCTCCCTGGCGGTGGGGCTGGGCCTGCTGATCTCCAATGATCGCGCGCTGTCCCGGCTGGGGGCGGCGCTCGCCTCGCTGTTCACGGACGGCAAGGCGCTGCTGCAGGGGCTCGCCAGCGGAGCCAACGCCCTCTGGGCCACCGCGGCCGGTCCGGTCGCCATCCTCCTCGTCCTGTTGCTCATCGTCTCGTTGACGGGCCTCAAGCGTCTCGTCGGCACCGGCCCCAACCCTTCCGAAGCGTGA
- a CDS encoding RNA polymerase sigma factor has translation MAEEAPSLPWKADVQAARRGDPNAFEALVRSVQRAVYGLALRLLNSEAEAAEVSQEAFLRAYQNLHRYDESRPFDLWVMAITRNLCLDMLRRRTKVRTEELEPMKEVLPSGEASLEEGAIARQERQSLEEAMATLSVDDREVLALYYVQKRTTKEIAQILGCAPGTIMARLFRAREKLRKKMTMEEPT, from the coding sequence ATGGCTGAGGAGGCCCCCTCGCTCCCCTGGAAGGCGGACGTGCAGGCCGCCCGCCGCGGGGACCCCAACGCCTTCGAGGCCCTGGTGCGCAGCGTCCAGCGCGCCGTGTACGGCCTGGCGCTGCGGCTGCTCAACAGCGAGGCGGAGGCGGCCGAGGTGTCCCAGGAGGCCTTCCTGCGGGCCTACCAGAACCTGCACCGCTACGATGAGTCGCGGCCCTTTGATCTGTGGGTGATGGCCATCACCCGCAACCTCTGCCTGGACATGCTCCGCCGGCGCACCAAGGTGCGCACCGAGGAGCTGGAGCCCATGAAGGAGGTGCTCCCCAGTGGCGAGGCCTCGCTGGAGGAGGGAGCGATCGCCCGCCAGGAGCGCCAGTCGCTCGAGGAGGCCATGGCCACCTTGTCCGTGGATGACCGCGAGGTCCTTGCGCTCTACTACGTGCAGAAGCGGACGACGAAGGAGATTGCCCAGATCCTGGGCTGCGCGCCGGGCACCATCATGGCGCGCCTGTTCCGTGCGCGGGAGAAGCTGCGCAAGAAGATGACGATGGAGGAGCCCACATGA